The following proteins are co-located in the Thermoproteota archaeon genome:
- a CDS encoding sn-glycerol-1-phosphate dehydrogenase, translated as MRGELISGKGLEKIESPRYIIFGPNALGRTAEILHSLGLIGTAVVVSGSSLTANVARDLIDMLESDMKVYHVVARQGGIDDVLEVIKEAEERNADFLIGVGGGKPLDVTKLAAAKLGVRYAVVPTSASHDGIASPAVNFSLSKQAETRFGGVRGMEAPTAVIADTRVINKAPPETFKSGFGDLVAKFTAVRDWELAHKLKDEPYSEYAASMSLLSAKIATDHASEIKSGLEESTRILVKALIGSGVAISIAGSSRPASGSEHMFSHALDAIAVEEGVKPAPHGIQVALGTIMMAYLQGQDWKWIKEKLREAGVPTTAEEAGLRPDLVVKALTVAHKIRDRYTILGVTGLTPTAAEKLARATGVIR; from the coding sequence GTGCGTGGTGAACTGATCTCAGGCAAAGGACTGGAAAAGATAGAGAGCCCAAGATACATCATTTTCGGTCCGAATGCTCTGGGAAGGACAGCTGAGATACTGCATAGCTTGGGTCTCATCGGGACGGCCGTGGTGGTCAGCGGATCCAGCTTGACGGCCAATGTGGCTAGGGACCTTATCGACATGTTGGAGAGTGATATGAAGGTTTACCACGTCGTAGCCCGTCAGGGAGGTATAGATGATGTCCTCGAGGTTATCAAGGAGGCGGAAGAGAGGAACGCCGACTTCCTAATAGGGGTGGGAGGCGGTAAACCCCTAGATGTCACTAAGCTAGCTGCAGCTAAGCTCGGGGTCAGGTACGCCGTGGTCCCCACCTCAGCGAGTCACGACGGAATCGCATCGCCTGCGGTGAATTTCTCCCTGTCAAAGCAGGCTGAAACCAGATTCGGTGGGGTTAGAGGGATGGAAGCACCCACAGCGGTTATTGCCGACACCCGGGTGATAAATAAAGCCCCACCTGAGACATTCAAATCCGGATTCGGCGACTTGGTGGCCAAGTTCACGGCCGTGAGGGATTGGGAGTTAGCTCATAAGCTGAAGGATGAACCGTATAGCGAGTATGCCGCCTCGATGTCGCTGCTCAGCGCCAAGATAGCGACAGATCACGCCTCTGAGATAAAATCGGGATTGGAGGAGTCCACTAGGATCTTGGTAAAGGCATTGATAGGCAGCGGCGTGGCCATAAGCATAGCCGGGAGCTCGAGGCCTGCCAGCGGTAGTGAGCACATGTTCAGCCACGCCTTAGATGCGATAGCTGTCGAGGAGGGCGTCAAACCCGCACCTCACGGGATACAGGTGGCCTTGGGAACGATAATGATGGCCTACCTCCAAGGTCAGGATTGGAAATGGATAAAGGAAAAGCTCAGAGAGGCAGGCGTACCAACAACAGCGGAGGAAGCTGGCTTAAGACCCGATCTCGTGGTAAAGGCCCTGACAGTGGCTCACAAGATAAGAGACAGGTACACCATACTCGGGGTGACAGGGCTCACCCCAACCGCGGCCGAAAAGCTGGCTAGAGCAACTGGGGTAATACGATAA
- the iorA gene encoding indolepyruvate ferredoxin oxidoreductase subunit alpha produces the protein MGDLLAPANTLEVLLGNEAVARGALEAGLNVAAAYPGTPSTEIGEALAKVAKLVGIYFEWSANEKVATEVAMGAAWSGLKALTMMKHVGFNVASDAIFTLAYAGVTGAMVIVSADDPHAHSSQNEQDNRHYSESVGLPMLEPSNPQEAKDLTKEAFELSSKYKIPVMVRTTTRISHQRGPVRLGEITAGFSKGKFVPPEPDRYLQVGAIARKHHAELLGKLKEISLDVAPSYAKVEGASDAEFGVITSGVAYAHAKEALKLVNVNAKILKLGMTFPLPEKDIGEFLSSVNTVLIVEELDPYLEMRVKAIAKDYAPEVEVLGKLTGHMPRVGEYTMRTVLEGLSKALGVVLPVNFAEIDSRSSEILKKVPPRPPILCPACPHRSTGYALRRAAGRAAFMGDIGCYALLFQKPFRVEHVTHAMGSSIGLANGIDVATDQDVVALIGDSTFFHAGIPALINAVHNKRKMTVVIMDNRITAMTGHQPHPGTEVNAVGDEAPAIDIEKIVRSIGIDYVKVVDPYDHAATEKVIRDALKHDGVSVVITKRECALLTVARLRRQGQKIVPYRVNPDKCTYCRVCINTFACPAFVDTGSLVEIDPTVCFGCGACVPVCPYGAFEPQEGSLNWREQKIGV, from the coding sequence CGTCGCCGCGGCCTATCCTGGTACACCAAGCACGGAGATAGGTGAGGCCCTAGCCAAAGTAGCCAAGCTCGTGGGCATATACTTCGAGTGGTCGGCCAACGAGAAGGTCGCCACGGAGGTTGCGATGGGGGCGGCGTGGTCCGGTCTCAAGGCCCTGACCATGATGAAGCACGTAGGCTTCAACGTTGCCTCCGATGCTATCTTCACCCTAGCTTACGCGGGAGTGACCGGCGCCATGGTCATAGTATCAGCGGACGACCCCCATGCTCACAGTAGCCAGAACGAGCAGGACAACAGGCATTACAGCGAGTCAGTTGGATTACCTATGTTGGAGCCATCCAACCCTCAGGAAGCCAAGGACTTAACGAAGGAAGCCTTCGAGCTGTCCAGCAAGTACAAGATACCCGTAATGGTGAGGACGACGACTAGGATCAGCCATCAGAGAGGTCCCGTTCGCTTAGGAGAGATAACGGCTGGCTTCTCCAAGGGCAAGTTTGTTCCTCCAGAGCCCGATAGGTACCTCCAAGTGGGCGCCATAGCTAGGAAGCATCACGCGGAGCTTTTGGGTAAGCTCAAGGAGATATCCTTAGATGTAGCACCCTCCTACGCTAAAGTAGAGGGAGCTTCCGATGCGGAGTTCGGGGTCATAACCTCAGGTGTCGCCTACGCCCATGCTAAGGAGGCGCTGAAGCTCGTTAACGTGAACGCCAAGATCCTGAAGCTGGGAATGACTTTCCCACTCCCCGAGAAGGACATAGGAGAGTTCCTCTCCTCCGTGAACACCGTGCTGATAGTGGAGGAGCTGGATCCTTACCTAGAAATGAGGGTGAAGGCCATAGCCAAGGACTACGCGCCTGAGGTCGAGGTCCTAGGTAAGTTGACCGGCCACATGCCTAGGGTCGGAGAGTACACCATGAGAACCGTGTTAGAGGGACTGTCGAAGGCGTTGGGAGTTGTCCTTCCCGTTAACTTCGCCGAAATAGATAGTAGAAGCTCAGAAATACTTAAGAAAGTCCCTCCGAGGCCTCCAATCCTGTGCCCTGCATGCCCCCACAGGTCTACGGGGTACGCCCTCAGAAGGGCCGCGGGCAGGGCCGCGTTTATGGGCGATATAGGTTGCTACGCCCTGCTTTTCCAGAAGCCGTTTAGAGTGGAACACGTCACTCACGCGATGGGCTCTTCCATAGGTTTGGCTAATGGGATAGATGTGGCCACAGATCAGGACGTGGTCGCGTTGATAGGTGATTCCACTTTCTTCCACGCTGGCATACCGGCGCTGATAAATGCGGTCCACAATAAGAGGAAGATGACCGTGGTGATAATGGACAACAGGATAACGGCCATGACAGGCCACCAGCCGCACCCGGGTACGGAGGTCAATGCGGTGGGTGATGAGGCTCCTGCCATAGATATAGAGAAGATCGTTCGATCCATAGGCATCGATTACGTCAAGGTAGTAGATCCCTACGATCATGCTGCCACTGAAAAGGTGATAAGGGACGCACTGAAGCATGATGGCGTCTCTGTGGTGATAACCAAGAGGGAGTGCGCCCTACTTACAGTGGCTAGGCTTAGGAGACAGGGGCAGAAGATAGTCCCGTATAGGGTGAACCCCGACAAGTGCACTTACTGCAGGGTCTGCATAAACACCTTCGCCTGCCCGGCCTTCGTTGACACCGGCTCTTTGGTAGAAATAGATCCAACAGTGTGCTTCGGCTGCGGAGCCTGCGTTCCTGTCTGTCCGTACGGAGCTTTCGAACCTCAGGAGGGATCACTCAATTGGAGGGAGCAGAAGATAGGGGTGTGA
- a CDS encoding ribosome biogenesis/translation initiation ATPase RLI yields MPARRIAVVDRDRCNPRKCGLECIKYCPEVRMGVEETIRLEDDLLVIDEELCTGCGICVKKCPFSAISVVNLPAPVEGEEVHRYGVNGFTLFRLPIVRPGGIVGLVGPNGVGKTTSISILSGRIKPNLGRVDDEPDWDEVIRHFRGSELQDYLKRLADGQIKVVNKPERIDKIPQVVKGRVIEVLEKVDERGVLDEAMGFLGLGKLKDRRVGELSGGELQRLALAAAYVRDADVYVLDEPTNYLDVYQRMRAAKLIKRLQDDGKSIMLVEHDLAVLDYLSDYVHILYGEPGVYGVVSHPHSTREGINIFLDGYLPDDNVRFREEPISFLSRVGSPEISENPVVVYTSLEKRLNGFSLHVEEGEVYAGEVVVAVGPNGIGKTTFVRMLAGELSPDQGTVMTEGIKVSYKPQHVKPTYEGTVESLLRKVAGSSYSSPYFRAEVVRRLGIERLLDRYLDELSGGELQKVAIAVCLGREADIYLIDEPSAFLDVEARFAAAKAIRRRIQGENKAVIVVEHDLLTIEAVVDRIMVFSGQPGVEGHASKPMDPREGLNEFLKDVDVTFRRDPDTGRPRVNKPGSKMDQLARATGRYYP; encoded by the coding sequence TTGCCCGCTAGGAGGATAGCTGTAGTAGATAGGGATAGGTGTAACCCGCGCAAGTGCGGCTTGGAGTGCATAAAGTACTGTCCAGAGGTCAGAATGGGTGTCGAGGAGACCATCAGGTTGGAGGATGATCTCCTAGTCATAGATGAGGAGCTGTGCACGGGATGTGGGATATGCGTCAAGAAGTGCCCGTTCTCCGCCATCTCTGTCGTTAACCTACCTGCCCCAGTGGAGGGTGAGGAGGTACACAGGTACGGGGTGAATGGGTTCACCCTCTTCAGGCTACCTATAGTGAGGCCCGGCGGGATCGTGGGTCTTGTGGGTCCGAACGGTGTGGGCAAGACCACCTCCATATCCATTCTGTCGGGTAGGATAAAGCCCAACCTAGGCAGGGTGGACGATGAACCGGATTGGGATGAGGTGATAAGACATTTCAGGGGTTCTGAACTCCAAGATTATCTGAAGAGACTCGCTGATGGTCAGATAAAGGTCGTGAACAAGCCCGAGAGGATAGATAAGATACCTCAAGTCGTGAAGGGGCGGGTCATCGAAGTCCTCGAGAAGGTGGATGAAAGGGGGGTCCTAGATGAAGCAATGGGCTTTCTAGGATTGGGTAAGCTCAAGGATAGGAGAGTAGGGGAGCTGAGCGGTGGTGAGCTCCAGAGACTAGCTTTAGCGGCGGCCTACGTGAGGGATGCTGATGTCTACGTGTTGGACGAGCCAACTAACTACTTGGATGTCTATCAGAGGATGAGGGCCGCTAAGCTGATAAAGAGGCTCCAAGATGACGGTAAATCCATTATGCTGGTGGAGCATGACCTAGCGGTGCTGGATTACCTCAGCGACTACGTTCACATACTTTACGGGGAGCCCGGGGTTTACGGGGTGGTCAGTCATCCCCACTCCACTAGGGAGGGGATAAACATCTTCTTGGACGGGTACCTCCCGGATGACAACGTCAGATTCAGGGAAGAGCCCATCTCCTTCTTGTCTAGGGTGGGCAGCCCCGAGATCTCGGAGAACCCCGTTGTAGTGTACACCAGTTTGGAGAAGAGATTGAATGGATTCAGTCTACATGTTGAGGAGGGGGAAGTCTACGCCGGAGAGGTGGTCGTGGCGGTTGGCCCCAATGGAATAGGGAAGACCACCTTCGTGAGGATGCTAGCGGGCGAGCTCAGTCCTGATCAGGGTACCGTAATGACCGAGGGCATAAAGGTCTCTTACAAGCCTCAGCACGTGAAACCCACGTATGAGGGCACCGTGGAGTCCCTCCTACGCAAGGTGGCTGGATCTAGCTACTCAAGCCCATACTTCAGAGCGGAGGTGGTCAGGAGGTTGGGAATAGAGAGGCTGCTGGACAGGTACTTGGATGAGCTCAGCGGTGGAGAGCTTCAGAAGGTCGCCATCGCAGTTTGCTTGGGTAGAGAGGCCGATATCTACCTGATAGACGAGCCCAGCGCGTTCTTAGATGTAGAAGCTAGGTTCGCGGCAGCGAAGGCTATCAGGAGGAGGATTCAGGGAGAGAATAAGGCTGTAATCGTCGTGGAGCATGACCTCCTCACAATAGAAGCGGTGGTTGATAGGATTATGGTCTTCTCCGGGCAACCTGGAGTTGAAGGTCACGCCAGCAAGCCCATGGATCCCAGAGAAGGACTTAACGAGTTCCTGAAGGACGTCGACGTTACCTTCAGGCGCGATCCCGACACAGGCAGACCTAGAGTCAACAAACCCGGCTCCAAGATGGACCAACTGGCGAGGGCAACTGGGAGGTACTACCCATGA
- a CDS encoding indolepyruvate oxidoreductase subunit beta — MSVREFNVIVAGVGGQGILFTTNVMARAALKLGLNFAQSEVHGLSQRYGSIRTELRIGSDVSSPLVLEGTLDLLIALEPLEGLRQAPYISERTTVVMNNHVIPPVGAYLERFPIPSFDEILELMRSLNPKQIMVLNAYDIAKRAGDYIVANTVMLGAAQATGVLPFPEGVLREALEEVSPSRYRDLNLRAFDLGRESVSPPR; from the coding sequence ATGAGCGTGCGCGAGTTCAACGTGATAGTTGCTGGAGTCGGTGGGCAAGGCATCCTGTTCACCACCAACGTGATGGCTAGGGCCGCGCTCAAGCTAGGCCTAAACTTCGCCCAGAGCGAGGTTCACGGTCTCTCTCAGAGGTACGGGTCTATAAGAACCGAGTTAAGAATTGGAAGCGATGTATCCAGTCCCCTCGTACTAGAGGGAACGCTTGACCTGCTAATAGCACTGGAACCGCTCGAAGGGCTAAGGCAAGCACCCTACATCTCGGAAAGGACCACGGTGGTCATGAACAACCACGTGATACCCCCGGTGGGGGCGTACTTGGAGAGGTTTCCCATACCCAGCTTCGATGAGATCTTGGAGCTCATGAGGAGCCTCAATCCCAAGCAGATAATGGTGCTGAATGCATACGACATAGCGAAGAGGGCTGGCGATTACATAGTCGCGAATACCGTGATGCTCGGAGCCGCTCAGGCCACCGGAGTGCTGCCCTTCCCGGAAGGTGTCCTCAGGGAAGCCTTGGAGGAGGTCTCTCCCTCCAGATATAGGGATTTAAATTTGAGAGCCTTCGACCTCGGGAGGGAATCTGTATCCCCCCCGAGGTGA